The proteins below are encoded in one region of Chrysemys picta bellii isolate R12L10 chromosome 4, ASM1138683v2, whole genome shotgun sequence:
- the LOC112059033 gene encoding transmembrane and coiled-coil domain-containing protein 5B-like, translated as MSCSNRMKVLRVCQASFLSETTASLYRSKRHHQTKQMENSLIHNLSITNKSLQNQIWDLRETAVELDAENQKLMKENKEIKDQNRRLQARADCFKTLVGDLQREVDKAREMAEGREDKINKLEFQNKHLEKINKQLNMEIMEMACQISAYHNIYQEEDIYGVRNIIYENKKCLKHLKITLESEEQLYEQEKLETCQLRETLEELDKIGEFQKNDIMQLEGQLVMPTQETALLRVENEDKFQAGSLLRQVAEDKFVENSLHEPKKHNFLCYIWNLLKLLLTLVVWLGLAAALVLLYTYVFNNDFIADSLPLLISDHDLDMLIQILSPYLIWKNDGLLPF; from the coding sequence ATGTCGTGCTCTAACAGGATGAAAGTTCTCAGGGTATGCCAGGCTTCATTCCTGTCAGAGACTACAGCCTCCCTTTATCGCTCAAAAAGACACCATCAAACCAAGCAAATGGAGAATTCCTTGATTCACAACCTGTCTATTACAAACAAAAGTTTACAAAATCAAATATGGGATCTCAGAGAAACAGCTGTAGAGCTTGATGCTGAAAACCAGAAGCtaatgaaagaaaacaaagagatAAAAGACCAGAACAGGAGATTGCAAGCCAGAGCAGACTGCTTTAAGACATTAGTGGGAGACCTACAAAGAGAAGTGGACAAGGCCAGGGAGATGGCGGAAGGAAGAGAAGACAAGATTAATAAATTAGAATTCCAAAACAAACacttggagaaaataaataaacaacTTAACATGGAAATCATGGAAATGGCCTGCCAGATTTCTGCATATCACAATATCTATCAGGAAGAAGACATATATGGGGTGAGAAACATAATATATGAAAACAAGAAGTGTCTGAAACACCTAAAGATCACCCTAGAAAGTGAAGAGCAGCTGTATGAACAGGAAAAGCTAGAAACGTGCCAGTTAAGGGAGACACTGGAAGAGCTTGACAAAATTGGGGAGTTTCAGAAAAATGACATCATGCAATTGGAAGGGCAGCTGGTAATGCCAACCCAGGAAACAGCATTACTGAGGGTGGAGAACGAGGACAAGTTTCAGGCTGGTTCATTATTGAGGCAAGTTGCTGAAGACAAGTTTGTGGAGAACTCACTTCACGAGCCTAAGAAACACAATTTCCTCTGTTACATTTGGAATCTCTTAAAGCTCTTGCTCACATTAGTGGTTTGGTTGGGACTTGCAGCAGCTTTGGTATTATTATACACCTATGTTTTCAACAATGATTTTATAGCTGACAGCCTTCCACTATTGATTAGTGACCATGACCTTGACATGCTAATACAGATCTTGTCTCCATATCTTATCTGGAAAAATGATGGACTGTTGCCATTTTGA